The Prunus persica cultivar Lovell chromosome G8, Prunus_persica_NCBIv2, whole genome shotgun sequence genome includes a region encoding these proteins:
- the LOC18766285 gene encoding basic form of pathogenesis-related protein 1, translated as MAFNTKLLLAIYCVALVFTLVSANISQAEIDGFLEEHNKARKEVGNKPLKWNTTLAQYAQEYANKRVDDCAMEHSRGRWGENLTSGDGMTGAAGTKYWVTEKEFYDPKSNKCVKEECGHYLAVIWGKTTEVGCGISKCKDGKNYIVCSYDPMYQPEDERPY; from the coding sequence atggcgTTCAACACGAAGCTACTTTTGGCCATTTACTGCGTCGCATTGGTCTTCACTCTTGTCTCTGCAAACATTTCCCAAGCAGAGATCGATGGCTTCCTCGAGGAGCACAACAAGGCTCGTAAAGAGGTCGGCAACAAACCCCTTAAGTGGAACACAACTTTGGCCCAGTATGCCCAAGAATATGCCAACAAAAGAGTTGACGACTGCGCTATGGAGCACTCAAGAGGGCGTTGGGGTGAGAACTTGACCTCGGGCGACGGCATGACCGGCGCAGCTGGCACTAAATATTGGGTCACCGAGAAAGAGTTCTATGACCCCAAGTCCAACAAATGTGTCAAAGAGGAATGTGGTCACTACCTTGCTGTGATCTGGGGCAAAACCACCGAGGTCGGATGTGGGATTTCAAAGTGCAAGGATGGAAAGAACTATATCGTTTGCAGCTACGATCCCATGTACCAGCCCGAGGACGAGCGCCCATACTAG